One part of the Polyangiaceae bacterium genome encodes these proteins:
- a CDS encoding glycosyltransferase family 4 protein, whose product MRQVLFVSKPIAPPFHDGTKCLVRDLSGELQAFKPLVMGQPGVYERAGVVTVPVYRGAGGFSPPFADNARAAVHLLRSSAADVWHFVFAPNALSSGVGRVARRVRGIPTVQTVASPPQRFRGASEWLFGDIVVAQSTWTAKRLMAEARAPRVEVVPPCVGAIAQVSREAQAEMRLELDVPASAPLFVYPGDWETSSGAEVVAEAAQELTRSVPDAFVVFACRQKSAAAKHIELAMKRRLQTLRVRFAGELKSILPLIATSSAVLFPVDDLRGKVDLPIVLLEAMALGVPIVVASGGPLDDLESVCQVPPRDPHALVQACVGLTNNPECRIELIEKAKGEVRERFSARRVAQQYELLYERALRLTA is encoded by the coding sequence GTGCGCCAAGTTCTGTTCGTTTCCAAGCCCATTGCCCCGCCGTTCCATGACGGCACCAAGTGTCTCGTGCGGGACCTGTCCGGCGAGCTTCAGGCCTTCAAACCCTTGGTGATGGGGCAACCCGGAGTGTACGAGCGTGCGGGCGTGGTGACGGTTCCCGTGTATCGAGGCGCTGGCGGGTTTTCGCCTCCGTTCGCAGACAACGCGCGTGCAGCTGTCCACCTGCTTAGGAGCAGTGCTGCCGACGTTTGGCACTTCGTTTTTGCCCCAAACGCGCTCAGCAGCGGTGTGGGTAGAGTTGCCCGACGCGTGCGGGGGATCCCGACGGTCCAGACCGTGGCATCACCGCCCCAACGCTTTCGCGGGGCGTCCGAGTGGCTGTTCGGCGACATTGTCGTGGCCCAGTCCACGTGGACCGCGAAGCGCCTGATGGCAGAAGCCAGGGCGCCTAGGGTGGAGGTCGTGCCTCCCTGCGTTGGGGCGATCGCCCAGGTGTCCCGCGAGGCTCAAGCCGAGATGCGTTTGGAGTTGGACGTACCCGCGAGCGCCCCGCTTTTCGTCTACCCGGGCGACTGGGAGACCAGCAGCGGCGCAGAGGTGGTGGCGGAGGCTGCTCAAGAATTGACCCGGAGTGTTCCAGACGCGTTCGTTGTGTTCGCTTGCCGCCAGAAGTCAGCGGCGGCCAAACACATCGAACTTGCGATGAAACGCCGCCTCCAAACACTCCGGGTGCGTTTTGCTGGCGAGCTGAAGTCGATTTTGCCGCTGATCGCGACGAGCAGTGCGGTGCTGTTCCCAGTGGACGACTTGAGGGGGAAGGTGGACTTGCCCATCGTCCTGCTGGAGGCGATGGCGCTTGGAGTTCCGATTGTCGTTGCTTCCGGCGGTCCCCTCGATGACCTGGAGAGCGTCTGTCAGGTACCGCCTCGTGATCCCCATGCGTTGGTGCAGGCGTGTGTTGGCCTTACGAACAACCCGGAGTGTCGAATCGAGTTGATCGAGAAGGCGAAGGGCGAAGTCCGAGAGCGATTTTCGGCCCGCCGGGTGGCTCAGCAGTATGAGCTTCTGTACGAGCGCGCGCTGCGCTTGACGGCCTGA
- a CDS encoding HEAT repeat domain-containing protein, producing MKFLRLFAPLLMILSLSISALADSDIDRLAERLHNGSDFRVRVQAALELGKTKNTEARPHLEEALDDGNAAVRAAAAAALKVLGDADAIPALTKHQKDKSAAVRSAIKAAIDALRDAKKSRANKPRVMVSIGKMTNGSSTRSRSVMKQLDLASREKFAALPGVLIEEDGSKQSSKLPQVLVSGRLATMKKHNEGSQVVVTVKVEYIMHTMPGRSIRGKISGSATARVAASEVKNKRAMSRFRREVLMAAVESAMRRAPEALDAAAND from the coding sequence GTGAAGTTCCTCCGCCTGTTTGCGCCGCTGTTGATGATCCTGAGCCTGAGTATCTCAGCGCTCGCCGACTCGGATATCGACCGCCTCGCCGAGCGGCTGCACAACGGAAGCGACTTCCGCGTACGAGTACAAGCTGCCCTTGAGCTCGGCAAGACCAAGAACACCGAGGCCCGTCCGCATTTGGAAGAGGCGTTGGACGATGGCAACGCTGCGGTACGAGCGGCGGCAGCGGCGGCGCTGAAGGTGCTCGGCGATGCTGACGCAATTCCCGCGCTGACCAAGCATCAAAAGGACAAGTCGGCCGCTGTCCGAAGCGCCATCAAGGCTGCCATCGACGCACTCCGGGACGCGAAGAAGAGCCGCGCCAACAAGCCACGCGTGATGGTCAGCATCGGGAAGATGACCAACGGCAGTTCCACACGGTCCCGATCGGTCATGAAGCAGCTTGACCTTGCGAGCCGGGAGAAATTCGCCGCCCTTCCCGGAGTGTTGATCGAGGAAGACGGCAGCAAGCAATCATCGAAGCTGCCTCAAGTCCTCGTCAGTGGACGGCTCGCGACGATGAAGAAGCACAACGAGGGCTCTCAAGTCGTGGTGACCGTGAAGGTCGAATACATCATGCACACGATGCCCGGTCGCTCGATCCGGGGGAAGATCTCCGGCAGCGCCACCGCGCGCGTCGCCGCCAGCGAAGTCAAAAACAAGCGGGCGATGTCGCGCTTCCGGCGTGAGGTCCTGATGGCCGCGGTGGAAAGCGCGATGCGACGTGCGCCAGAGGCGTTGGATGCAGCTGCGAACGACTAG
- a CDS encoding protein kinase produces MAVCARCRSVVDANGQFCPHCGLALTKPDTTGRISNGTELDLGWAKAIVGERLGEGGMGVVHRGWLYYNPDGPQGGAHPHPVAVKALHPMLRGRERPRQLFLGEAMALERLNHPNIVHFFGLVDDGQQLAIVIELVEGQALSEIIARRLLKERNSRLPCLPFARAWHYFSQLLGALASIHALGIIHRDVKPANVLIRRDGMVKLTDFGIARVPADEARKTGGMAPGTGAYMSPEQVTAGDIDARSDLYSAGIVLYEMLTGTTPFDRPERNEIMIRTAQLEETPAPVSHHVASAPPVLDVLMARALAKDKALRFASAIELGEAFREALGLDSAGWEVQQDFARHARALSKQLEATPPPSKESAGKLGGPMGTQPLPKMGGAEGEELRTAMFAAYGSGESSRGEKPPEPPE; encoded by the coding sequence GTGGCTGTCTGTGCGAGGTGCCGGAGTGTCGTGGATGCGAACGGTCAGTTCTGCCCACACTGTGGTCTCGCGCTAACCAAGCCCGACACAACTGGTCGCATCTCGAACGGCACCGAGCTCGATCTTGGATGGGCAAAGGCCATCGTTGGAGAGCGCCTCGGTGAGGGCGGAATGGGCGTCGTGCATCGGGGCTGGCTCTACTACAACCCCGACGGTCCGCAGGGAGGGGCTCACCCTCATCCGGTCGCTGTCAAAGCACTCCATCCCATGCTGCGCGGCCGAGAGCGGCCCCGGCAGCTTTTCCTCGGGGAGGCGATGGCACTCGAGCGCCTCAACCACCCGAACATCGTCCACTTCTTCGGACTCGTTGATGACGGGCAGCAGTTGGCGATCGTGATCGAACTCGTGGAAGGCCAGGCGCTGAGCGAGATCATCGCACGACGCCTGCTGAAGGAGCGCAACTCGAGGCTGCCGTGCCTGCCGTTCGCTCGAGCGTGGCATTACTTCTCGCAGTTGCTCGGCGCGCTTGCGAGCATCCACGCACTGGGGATCATCCACCGCGACGTCAAACCCGCAAACGTGCTCATCCGCCGCGACGGGATGGTCAAGTTGACGGACTTTGGGATCGCTCGCGTGCCGGCTGATGAAGCCAGGAAGACCGGTGGGATGGCACCAGGAACCGGGGCGTATATGTCGCCGGAGCAGGTCACAGCCGGGGATATTGACGCGCGGAGCGACCTCTACAGTGCGGGCATCGTGCTCTACGAAATGTTGACGGGCACCACTCCCTTCGATCGGCCCGAGCGAAACGAGATCATGATCCGAACGGCCCAGCTCGAAGAAACACCCGCCCCGGTCAGCCATCACGTCGCATCGGCCCCACCGGTCCTGGATGTGCTGATGGCCCGCGCCCTGGCCAAGGACAAGGCGTTGAGATTCGCGTCTGCGATTGAACTCGGCGAGGCGTTTCGGGAGGCACTTGGGCTGGACAGCGCAGGGTGGGAGGTTCAGCAGGACTTCGCTCGCCACGCACGCGCGCTCAGCAAGCAGCTGGAAGCGACGCCTCCTCCGAGCAAGGAGTCAGCGGGCAAGTTGGGAGGCCCCATGGGTACTCAGCCGCTCCCCAAGATGGGTGGAGCCGAGGGTGAGGAACTCCGGACTGCAATGTTCGCCGCGTACGGCTCAGGCGAGAGCTCTCGGGGGGAAAAGCCCCCAGAACCCCCAGAATAG
- a CDS encoding TIGR04551 family protein, producing the protein MHAPTHRVSRFGKASLLSLVAALGWFALDAAMLPAVATAQPKPPTAGATDGDEDDADETDPKADADDADEGDDVGDDGDAQPGQDAPAAPAPSPLSVFPRPQGDASALRAQGSQRPTAKTKPKASAGPDGEEVYAEDWWSHARPVLELHGYYRLRAELFHNFSLGRIDQPNFAMWPMPIDNHYVTTSNEYGPALCTAEESPESSGGTSTDATYPCKNKTQAGANMRFRLNPELHISDNLRIMSQVDLLDNLVLGSTPNGYAVDSTGGVYQRSGYAPLGAFDNTQEPPSAGVNSLRDSIRVKRVWGEYLTPVGMLRFGRMPSQWGLGISANAGDGYDDDYQSTSDRIMFLTGLKSIDLYLAGAWDFTNEGATSETLGNPEGQPYDLGQLDDVDQYVFVLVRKTNPELQKLQLAQGKLVLNGGAYVVHRRQVLANDLSGTTPNVNALDRSADERANSGFVRRGAVTWIPDFWVQLLYKKFRFEGELVTIQGDIDSNQAADGGSAQSINMWGLATELEQKLVEDRLRLQFKFGWASGDPDVKGISPIAKGLQPQFGDDTISTFRFHPNYKIDLILNRNILSRVQGSYYFRPSVDYDFMRKPSGQKLGGGAAVIWTRASEFVQTPGHARDLGVELDLKLYFQSKDGALNDDPDKMGGFYTMLEWGVLFPLAGLGYQELEADTLRDSLQNSGAADTSTAQALRWYMGIMF; encoded by the coding sequence ATGCACGCCCCGACGCACAGAGTTTCTCGGTTCGGCAAAGCTTCGCTTCTTAGCCTCGTCGCAGCCCTCGGCTGGTTCGCTTTGGACGCGGCGATGCTGCCGGCCGTTGCTACTGCGCAGCCCAAGCCGCCAACTGCCGGCGCCACCGACGGCGACGAAGATGATGCGGATGAAACGGATCCCAAAGCGGACGCCGACGATGCCGACGAGGGGGATGACGTTGGCGACGACGGCGATGCGCAACCCGGGCAAGACGCTCCCGCTGCACCTGCCCCATCGCCGCTATCGGTGTTCCCACGCCCGCAAGGTGACGCGAGCGCGCTTCGCGCCCAGGGCTCCCAGCGTCCCACCGCCAAGACGAAGCCGAAGGCTTCCGCAGGGCCTGACGGAGAGGAAGTCTACGCGGAAGATTGGTGGTCTCACGCGCGTCCCGTCTTGGAGCTACACGGCTACTACCGTTTGCGCGCGGAACTGTTCCACAACTTCAGCCTGGGTCGAATCGATCAACCTAACTTTGCGATGTGGCCGATGCCCATCGACAACCACTACGTCACAACGTCGAACGAGTATGGTCCGGCGCTCTGTACAGCAGAGGAATCGCCGGAGAGTTCCGGCGGGACAAGTACCGACGCGACGTACCCCTGCAAAAACAAGACGCAGGCCGGAGCAAACATGAGGTTCAGGTTGAACCCTGAGCTTCACATCTCGGACAACCTGCGGATCATGAGCCAGGTTGATCTTCTCGATAACCTCGTTCTCGGCTCTACGCCCAACGGCTACGCCGTCGACTCCACCGGCGGCGTGTACCAGCGCAGCGGATACGCTCCTCTCGGAGCGTTCGACAACACACAGGAGCCGCCGTCAGCAGGGGTAAACAGCCTCCGCGATTCCATCCGCGTGAAGCGCGTTTGGGGCGAGTACCTCACCCCCGTGGGCATGTTGCGTTTTGGGCGGATGCCCAGCCAATGGGGTCTAGGGATCTCGGCCAACGCTGGCGACGGGTACGACGATGACTATCAGTCCACGTCTGACCGCATCATGTTCCTCACGGGTCTGAAGTCGATCGACCTGTATCTGGCTGGCGCTTGGGACTTTACGAACGAAGGTGCAACGAGCGAGACGCTCGGCAACCCGGAGGGGCAGCCCTACGATCTGGGGCAGCTCGACGACGTGGATCAGTACGTGTTCGTCCTGGTGCGCAAGACGAATCCGGAACTTCAGAAGTTGCAGCTCGCTCAGGGCAAGTTGGTTCTCAACGGTGGTGCCTACGTGGTTCACCGGCGTCAGGTGCTAGCGAACGACCTGTCTGGAACGACGCCCAACGTAAACGCGCTGGACCGCTCCGCGGATGAACGCGCCAACAGCGGATTCGTCCGTCGAGGCGCGGTGACCTGGATCCCCGACTTTTGGGTACAGCTGCTCTACAAGAAGTTCCGATTCGAGGGCGAACTCGTAACCATCCAAGGTGACATCGACAGCAATCAAGCCGCCGATGGTGGCTCCGCCCAGAGCATCAACATGTGGGGCCTGGCGACCGAACTCGAGCAGAAACTGGTCGAGGATCGCTTGCGACTGCAGTTCAAGTTTGGTTGGGCGAGTGGCGATCCGGACGTGAAGGGCATCAGTCCAATCGCGAAGGGCCTCCAGCCCCAATTCGGCGACGACACGATCAGCACGTTTCGCTTCCACCCCAACTACAAGATCGACCTGATCCTGAACCGCAACATCCTGAGTCGGGTTCAGGGGAGCTACTACTTCCGCCCAAGCGTGGACTACGACTTCATGCGCAAGCCGAGCGGCCAAAAGCTTGGCGGCGGGGCAGCCGTCATCTGGACGCGTGCCAGCGAGTTCGTGCAGACGCCGGGCCACGCTCGAGATCTCGGGGTCGAGCTCGATCTGAAGCTCTACTTCCAGTCCAAGGACGGTGCGCTCAACGACGATCCGGACAAGATGGGTGGCTTCTACACCATGCTCGAGTGGGGCGTTCTGTTCCCGCTCGCCGGACTCGGCTATCAGGAACTCGAGGCGGACACGCTGCGCGACAGTCTGCAGAACTCGGGCGCGGCTGATACGAGCACGGCGCAGGCCCTTCGCTGGTACATGGGCATCATGTTCTGA
- a CDS encoding TlpA family protein disulfide reductase — MKHSVFFLLAALAVSSNGCVKGGPDAESASADHPLLGSEAPAFQLKRFNGAESLSPGASRGKVTIVDFWATWCAPCKESFPAYEAIAKEHPEDVVVIAISEDEKSDGIAAFVAETGVTFPVAWDEGQQVASQYDPSTMPTSYILDRNGIVRYVHVGFNSGDEETLRAQVVSLLE; from the coding sequence ATGAAACACTCGGTCTTCTTCCTCCTCGCCGCCCTCGCCGTCAGTTCGAACGGCTGTGTCAAAGGCGGCCCCGATGCTGAGAGCGCTTCTGCCGACCACCCTCTACTGGGCTCCGAGGCACCGGCATTTCAGCTGAAGCGGTTCAACGGGGCTGAGTCGCTCAGCCCTGGCGCCAGCAGGGGGAAGGTCACGATCGTTGATTTCTGGGCAACCTGGTGCGCGCCCTGCAAGGAGTCGTTCCCCGCATACGAGGCGATAGCGAAAGAGCATCCCGAAGACGTCGTGGTGATTGCAATCAGCGAGGACGAGAAATCAGATGGGATCGCTGCGTTCGTTGCGGAAACGGGAGTCACCTTCCCAGTCGCTTGGGACGAGGGGCAACAGGTCGCGAGCCAGTACGACCCCTCAACGATGCCCACCAGCTATATCCTCGATCGGAATGGTATCGTTCGGTACGTCCACGTCGGCTTCAACTCAGGTGACGAAGAGACACTGCGAGCGCAGGTCGTGTCACTCCTAGAGTAG
- a CDS encoding thrombospondin type 3 repeat-containing protein → MRDLLPAPPATSPSLKLASHVTIALAMSGACVLSAPTAYAQSTDGEFSIQRFNPAPGPRNYFTTRGARVDGEMAWSAGLFANYAYQPFVVRSCRSETDCDSANAVLQDDVKVVENLFTADFMGSLTPIPRLQLGLRVPVTYVKGQGIGDNGGASDDGLSAVGMGDLEIEAKARAYGEVKDPFVVGASLFGTVNTGSITAEGNYIGDNTPTVGIRGIFDGSEGPFSFGGNLAAVYRGTGRVGSTELGPEFRYGIAGGFKVSPVLRIILDGFGGTKFSAKNGTNSLEVDGGIQVTPLSSNIAISAGAGTGLIQGIGVPAVRGFLGFTFIQEMSDKDGDGIRDEDDQCPTVPEDLDGKEDTDGCPDGDNDGDTIADAQDKCPTVPEDPDGFEDTDGCPEDDNDKDGIKDDADRCPNEPETKNGYKDEDGCPDVPDTDNDGVPDTKDKCPNEPEDTDGFQDTDGCPDPDNDGDGIPDNADECVDQPETKNGFQDEDGCPDEAEDKKGKKK, encoded by the coding sequence ATGCGTGATTTGCTCCCTGCTCCCCCCGCGACCTCCCCGTCCCTGAAGCTCGCGTCCCACGTCACCATCGCACTAGCGATGTCTGGCGCTTGTGTACTATCGGCGCCCACCGCCTACGCACAGTCGACGGATGGCGAATTCTCGATTCAGCGCTTCAACCCCGCGCCGGGTCCCAGAAACTATTTCACGACCCGGGGAGCCCGCGTCGACGGGGAAATGGCCTGGAGCGCTGGTCTCTTCGCGAACTATGCCTACCAACCCTTCGTGGTTCGCAGTTGCCGCAGTGAAACGGACTGCGACTCCGCCAACGCGGTGTTGCAGGACGACGTGAAGGTCGTGGAGAACCTCTTCACCGCGGACTTCATGGGCAGCCTCACCCCCATCCCCAGACTCCAGTTGGGTCTGCGAGTGCCCGTCACCTACGTTAAGGGACAGGGCATTGGCGACAATGGGGGCGCGAGCGATGATGGGCTGAGCGCGGTGGGAATGGGTGACCTCGAAATCGAGGCCAAGGCGCGCGCATATGGGGAGGTGAAGGACCCGTTTGTGGTGGGTGCCTCGCTCTTCGGCACAGTCAACACGGGGAGCATTACTGCCGAGGGAAATTACATCGGAGACAACACGCCCACCGTGGGCATTCGTGGGATCTTCGACGGCTCGGAAGGTCCTTTTTCCTTCGGTGGCAACCTCGCGGCGGTGTACCGGGGAACCGGTCGCGTTGGCTCGACGGAGCTTGGCCCTGAGTTTCGCTACGGAATTGCCGGAGGCTTCAAAGTCAGCCCAGTCCTGCGAATCATCTTGGATGGGTTTGGCGGTACGAAGTTCAGCGCCAAGAACGGAACCAACTCGTTGGAGGTCGATGGCGGAATTCAGGTCACGCCGCTCTCCTCGAACATCGCTATCTCGGCGGGCGCTGGCACGGGGCTGATACAGGGGATCGGCGTACCTGCGGTGCGCGGCTTTCTTGGCTTCACGTTCATCCAGGAGATGAGCGACAAGGACGGCGACGGTATTCGAGACGAAGATGATCAGTGCCCCACGGTACCGGAGGACCTGGACGGCAAAGAGGACACCGATGGCTGTCCGGATGGAGACAACGACGGAGACACGATCGCTGACGCGCAAGACAAGTGCCCCACGGTACCGGAAGACCCGGACGGTTTCGAGGACACGGATGGCTGTCCGGAAGACGACAACGATAAGGATGGCATCAAGGACGACGCAGATCGCTGCCCGAACGAGCCAGAAACCAAGAATGGCTACAAGGACGAGGACGGCTGTCCAGACGTGCCTGACACGGACAACGACGGTGTGCCGGACACCAAGGACAAGTGTCCGAACGAGCCCGAGGACACCGATGGCTTCCAAGACACGGACGGCTGCCCCGACCCGGACAACGACGGCGATGGCATCCCGGACAATGCAGACGAGTGCGTCGATCAGCCAGAAACGAAGAATGGATTCCAGGACGAGGATGGGTGTCCTGATGAGGCCGAGGATAAGAAGGGTAAGAAGAAGTAG